A genomic stretch from Chloroflexota bacterium includes:
- the rho gene encoding transcription termination factor Rho, protein MNDETRSQRRGRPRRRPDGGGPRRQAPRPVYQGRRNNYATGGYSSIFAGPFPREGDETDEGWNLAELQARSLEELRELGSELGVEGADELDHSDLVLKLLDVVPLTPAQPRLDQNGQPGIATGVLEIVDEGFAFLRRHGVMPSNDDIYVSSSQVRRFGLRTGDKVEGQTRPPKDQEKYWGLLRVDTVNGVDPDTARRRPYFDTLVPVFPDEMFDIETDQKNLTQRLINLISPIGKGQRGLILSPAKAGKTTVLKHIAAGITDNYPEAVLMVALIGERPEEVTDMSRSVKGEIFASTFDEPTENHTRVAEMCLEIAKRQVETGRDVVVLLDSITRLARAYNLALPASGKTLSGGVDPIALYPPKRFFGAARNIEGGGSLTIIATCLVDTGSRMDDVIYEEFKGTGNMELALDRKLSEKRIFPAIDVLRSGTRREELLLDENTLRMIWTMRRMLSAVGPNEGIELLMQRLGKTTNNAEFLVSLSKSVEASER, encoded by the coding sequence ATGAACGACGAAACCCGCTCCCAGCGCCGCGGCCGGCCACGACGCAGACCCGATGGTGGAGGCCCGCGCCGGCAGGCGCCGCGTCCCGTCTACCAGGGTCGGCGCAACAACTACGCGACCGGCGGCTACTCGTCGATCTTCGCAGGCCCGTTTCCACGGGAAGGCGATGAGACCGATGAGGGCTGGAATCTCGCCGAGCTGCAGGCCCGCAGCCTGGAGGAGCTTCGCGAGCTGGGCAGCGAGCTCGGCGTCGAAGGAGCCGACGAGCTTGACCACTCGGACCTCGTGCTGAAGCTGCTCGACGTGGTGCCGCTCACCCCGGCGCAGCCACGCCTCGACCAGAACGGCCAGCCGGGGATCGCAACCGGGGTCCTGGAGATCGTGGACGAGGGCTTCGCCTTCCTGCGCCGCCACGGCGTCATGCCCTCAAACGACGATATCTACGTCAGCTCGTCGCAGGTCCGCCGCTTCGGACTGCGGACCGGGGACAAGGTCGAAGGCCAGACCCGGCCACCGAAGGACCAGGAGAAGTACTGGGGCCTGCTGCGGGTCGACACCGTCAACGGCGTGGATCCCGACACTGCCCGCCGACGCCCGTACTTCGACACGCTGGTGCCGGTCTTCCCCGACGAGATGTTCGATATCGAGACCGATCAGAAGAACCTGACCCAGCGCCTCATCAACCTGATCAGCCCGATCGGCAAGGGGCAGCGTGGCCTGATCCTGTCGCCGGCCAAGGCGGGCAAGACGACCGTCCTCAAGCACATCGCGGCGGGGATCACCGACAACTATCCCGAGGCTGTCCTGATGGTCGCCCTCATCGGCGAGCGGCCGGAAGAGGTCACCGACATGAGTCGGAGCGTGAAGGGCGAGATCTTCGCGTCGACCTTCGACGAGCCGACCGAGAACCACACCCGGGTCGCCGAGATGTGCCTGGAGATCGCCAAGCGCCAGGTCGAGACTGGCCGCGACGTCGTTGTCCTCCTCGACTCCATCACGCGCCTGGCGCGGGCCTACAACCTGGCCCTGCCGGCATCGGGCAAGACCCTCTCGGGCGGCGTTGACCCGATCGCCCTCTACCCGCCCAAGCGCTTCTTCGGCGCCGCCCGCAACATCGAGGGCGGCGGCAGCCTGACGATCATCGCCACCTGCCTGGTCGACACCGGCTCGCGCATGGACGACGTCATCTACGAGGAGTTCAAGGGGACCGGCAACATGGAGCTGGCGCTCGACCGCAAGCTGTCGGAGAAGCGGATCTTCCCCGCCATCGACGTGCTTCGCTCGGGCACCCGTCGCGAGGAGCTGCTGCTCGACGAGAACACGCTGCGCATGATCTGGACGATGCGTCGCATGCTCTCGGCGGTTGGCCCGAACGAGGGGATCGAGCTCCTGATGCAGCGGCTCGGCAAGACGACGAACAATGCCGAGTTCCTCGTCTCGCTCAGCAAGAGCGTCGAAGCCTCCGAGCGCTGA
- a CDS encoding N-acetylmuramoyl-L-alanine amidase yields MLHLARRQIAALLGGALLLSACGPSAPSQSETESVQPSASSAASAKTGEVVPAPGSSSSVYEPNPGAIVVAIDPGHGGCLDWGVPDPLQRGAALSEKVMTLAIGMELRRTLQDQGVTVVMTRETDVALAGDDYPDLGCQGPPFRDVNGDGETGFDPEGKTRMRDELQARLDLVNLARADLLVSIHINSITQNGVVFEIAATQTYYTDETPWGQTATQRLAQAMQDDVVNSLDPLASYERQDRGISAVNFYIVAPPLFETTPDRPDPVKQPTRGALMPAVLSEVGSITLPAEHDLLLTPAGQAAAAQGIAASLEAYFADRPLAARFDALIPLGEAGLVPATVGGSGPPYWAAGLRRAELALGLPVRLTNTGTDPWPDDLRVLVGWESSAEPYLRRAPPALDDSELDVPPLEPGESVVLVLKLEIPVSERGMLWVTLGNDQASFSDLGSAPLQLSTSGP; encoded by the coding sequence ATGCTGCACCTCGCGCGTCGTCAGATCGCCGCGCTGCTGGGGGGCGCCCTGCTGCTTTCAGCCTGCGGGCCGAGCGCTCCGAGCCAGAGCGAGACGGAATCGGTCCAACCGTCCGCATCCAGCGCTGCGAGCGCCAAGACGGGCGAAGTCGTCCCGGCGCCCGGCTCGTCGAGCAGCGTCTACGAGCCGAATCCAGGCGCTATCGTTGTGGCGATCGACCCCGGCCATGGCGGCTGCCTCGACTGGGGCGTCCCCGACCCGCTGCAGCGAGGCGCGGCGCTCAGCGAGAAGGTGATGACGCTCGCCATCGGCATGGAGCTCAGACGCACGCTCCAGGACCAGGGGGTCACGGTGGTGATGACGCGTGAGACCGATGTGGCGCTCGCCGGCGACGACTATCCGGACCTGGGCTGCCAGGGGCCGCCGTTCCGCGACGTGAATGGCGACGGTGAGACGGGCTTCGATCCGGAGGGCAAGACCCGCATGCGCGACGAGCTGCAGGCCCGCCTGGACCTGGTCAACCTCGCTCGCGCCGACCTGCTGGTCAGCATCCACATCAACTCGATCACCCAGAACGGGGTGGTCTTCGAGATCGCCGCCACCCAGACCTACTACACCGATGAGACGCCCTGGGGGCAGACCGCCACCCAGCGCCTGGCGCAGGCGATGCAGGACGACGTTGTGAATTCGCTGGACCCGCTCGCCTCGTATGAGCGCCAGGATCGCGGCATCTCGGCGGTCAACTTCTACATCGTGGCCCCGCCACTCTTCGAGACGACCCCGGACCGCCCAGACCCCGTGAAGCAGCCGACCCGCGGGGCGCTGATGCCCGCGGTCCTGAGCGAGGTCGGCTCGATCACACTGCCTGCCGAGCACGACCTGCTGCTTACCCCCGCAGGACAGGCGGCGGCGGCGCAGGGGATAGCCGCCAGCTTGGAGGCCTACTTCGCAGATCGGCCGCTGGCGGCGCGCTTCGACGCGCTCATCCCGCTCGGCGAGGCAGGGCTCGTCCCAGCCACGGTCGGTGGCAGCGGGCCGCCCTACTGGGCCGCGGGACTCCGCCGCGCCGAGCTCGCCCTGGGGCTACCGGTGCGCCTGACGAACACCGGCACCGATCCCTGGCCGGATGATCTCAGAGTGCTCGTCGGCTGGGAGTCGAGCGCGGAGCCCTATCTGCGTCGGGCTCCCCCTGCGCTTGACGACAGCGAGCTGGATGTCCCGCCGCTCGAGCCCGGCGAATCGGTCGTGCTGGTGCTCAAGCTGGAAATCCCGGTCTCGGAACGAGGGATGCTGTGGGTCACGCTCGGCAACGACCAGGCGTCGTTCAGCGACCTCGGATCGGCCCCCCTGCAGCTGTCGACCAGCGGTCCATAG
- a CDS encoding UbiA family prenyltransferase: protein MPAAIRLIHPAPALAVVVLTAALGAILATQAGAPIGDRWLFTVLAVAGSQVFTGATNDIADRFRDAAVRPEKPLPAGELSLNAAAWVASIGLAVQLAASWRTGTLPLVLGAAASGSALAYNLFLSRTPLSPLPYLVSFGLLPAWIAAGVGVPIERVLPAIPLVAPFAMAAHLANTLRDFEADAAGSSRSLAQVLGRRASRLLAAGLALAVGLGVGGALLIGGRASPASVALGLIGLVGIAAGTRSERWLWYGILLAAVSWTAAWALSTG, encoded by the coding sequence ATGCCTGCCGCAATTCGCCTGATCCATCCTGCACCGGCGCTGGCGGTGGTCGTCCTGACTGCGGCGCTTGGCGCGATCCTGGCGACGCAGGCGGGCGCGCCGATCGGCGATCGATGGCTCTTCACTGTGCTCGCGGTGGCGGGCTCCCAGGTCTTCACCGGCGCGACCAACGACATCGCCGACCGCTTCCGGGACGCCGCTGTGCGACCGGAGAAGCCGCTCCCCGCCGGTGAGCTGAGCCTGAATGCGGCGGCCTGGGTCGCTTCGATCGGGTTGGCCGTGCAGCTGGCCGCGTCGTGGCGCACGGGCACCCTGCCGCTGGTGCTGGGAGCAGCGGCATCAGGTTCGGCGCTTGCCTACAACCTGTTCCTGTCGCGGACGCCGCTCTCCCCGCTCCCGTACCTCGTCAGCTTCGGCCTGCTTCCGGCGTGGATTGCAGCGGGGGTGGGAGTCCCGATCGAGCGGGTGCTGCCGGCGATCCCGCTGGTGGCACCCTTTGCGATGGCAGCGCACCTGGCCAACACGCTGCGAGACTTCGAGGCGGATGCCGCCGGTTCGTCGCGCAGCCTGGCGCAGGTGCTCGGCCGGCGGGCAAGTCGCCTGCTTGCAGCGGGATTGGCGCTGGCCGTCGGACTCGGGGTCGGCGGTGCGCTGTTGATCGGCGGAAGAGCTTCGCCGGCGAGCGTCGCGCTGGGCTTGATCGGCCTGGTTGGCATCGCCGCCGGAACGAGGAGCGAGCGCTGGCTCTGGTACGGAATCCTGCTGGCCGCCGTCTCCTGGACGGCGGCGTGGGCGCTGAGTACCGGCTAG
- a CDS encoding CTP synthase: MPKYVFVTGGVTSSLGKGITAASIGRILKARGIPVSILKLDPYINIDPGTMSPYQHGEVFVTDDGAETDLDLGHYERFIDENLSQASNVTTGRIYQSVIAKERRGDYLGGTVQVIPHITNEIKERIARVAREGTGSVATSGLASHGVVVVEVGGTVGDIESLPFLEAIRQMRKDVDRRNVLYVHVTWLPQIGATGELKTKPTQHSVKELRGIGIQPDVIILRSDEPIEDEILDKVSLFTDVDVNAVIPLKTANSIYEVPIQLERAGLGKLITHELEIPGSEPDLRDWQDLVARIRAPRPEVEVAIVGKYTELPDAYISVSEALKHAALHHRVDVKVRWIRSEHLERIEQEQVDDELKGVAGVLVPGGFGYRGVEGKIRAIRWAREQRVPFLGLCLGLQCAVIEFARMALGTDDANSSEFNVFTEHPVIDLMPDQTDVTDKGGTMRLGLYPARLEESSKVREAYGTEIAYERHRHRFEVNNAYRERLSEAGMWFSGVSPDDRLVEYIELRDHPWFVATQAHPELKSRPSRPHPLFRDFVGAAAARLGLGATTDAAEAAVIPVAEGKT; encoded by the coding sequence ATGCCGAAGTATGTCTTTGTGACCGGCGGCGTGACCAGCTCGCTGGGCAAGGGCATCACCGCCGCCTCGATCGGACGGATCCTCAAGGCACGCGGCATCCCGGTCTCGATCCTGAAGCTCGACCCGTACATCAACATCGACCCCGGCACGATGTCGCCGTACCAGCATGGCGAGGTCTTCGTCACCGACGACGGCGCGGAGACGGACCTCGACCTCGGGCACTACGAGCGCTTCATCGACGAGAACCTGTCGCAGGCGAGCAACGTCACCACCGGGCGCATCTACCAGAGCGTGATCGCCAAGGAGCGCCGCGGCGACTACCTGGGCGGCACCGTGCAGGTCATCCCGCACATCACCAACGAGATCAAGGAGCGGATCGCGCGCGTTGCCCGCGAAGGCACCGGCTCGGTCGCGACCAGCGGGCTGGCCTCGCACGGGGTCGTGGTGGTCGAGGTCGGCGGCACGGTCGGCGACATCGAGAGCCTCCCCTTCCTGGAGGCGATCCGCCAGATGCGCAAGGACGTCGACCGCCGGAACGTGCTGTACGTGCACGTCACCTGGCTTCCGCAGATCGGCGCAACCGGCGAGCTGAAGACCAAGCCGACCCAGCACTCGGTCAAGGAGCTGCGAGGGATCGGGATCCAGCCCGACGTCATCATCCTGCGCAGCGATGAGCCGATCGAGGACGAGATCCTCGACAAGGTCTCGCTCTTCACCGATGTCGACGTCAACGCGGTGATTCCGCTCAAGACGGCAAACAGCATTTACGAGGTCCCGATCCAGCTCGAACGAGCAGGGCTCGGCAAGCTGATCACCCACGAGCTGGAGATCCCCGGCAGTGAACCGGACCTGCGCGACTGGCAGGATCTGGTGGCCCGCATCCGCGCTCCGCGGCCCGAGGTCGAGGTCGCCATCGTCGGCAAGTACACGGAGCTGCCCGATGCCTATATCAGCGTCTCCGAGGCGCTCAAGCATGCCGCTCTCCACCACCGCGTCGACGTCAAGGTGCGCTGGATCCGAAGCGAGCACCTGGAGCGAATCGAGCAGGAGCAGGTCGATGACGAGCTGAAGGGCGTCGCCGGCGTGCTCGTCCCCGGTGGCTTCGGATATCGCGGGGTGGAGGGCAAGATCCGGGCCATCCGCTGGGCGCGGGAGCAGCGGGTGCCGTTCCTCGGCCTGTGCCTCGGGCTGCAATGCGCCGTGATCGAGTTCGCGAGGATGGCGCTCGGCACCGATGACGCCAACAGCTCCGAGTTCAACGTCTTCACCGAGCACCCCGTGATCGACCTCATGCCCGACCAGACCGATGTGACCGACAAGGGCGGGACGATGCGGCTCGGCCTCTACCCCGCCCGCCTCGAGGAGTCGTCCAAGGTGCGCGAGGCATATGGCACCGAGATCGCGTATGAGCGCCACCGGCATCGGTTCGAGGTCAACAACGCCTACCGCGAGCGGCTCTCGGAGGCAGGGATGTGGTTCAGCGGCGTCTCGCCCGATGATCGCCTGGTGGAGTACATCGAGCTGCGCGATCACCCCTGGTTCGTGGCAACCCAGGCGCATCCGGAGCTGAAGAGCCGGCCGAGCCGGCCACATCCGCTCTTCCGCGACTTCGTCGGAGCCGCCGCCGCCCGACTCGGCCTGGGAGCGACCACGGATGCGGCAGAGGCTGCGGTGATCCCGGTCGCCGAAGGCAAAACCTGA
- a CDS encoding M23 family metallopeptidase — translation MLALLAVTVVVGVRVTAEGSTTASSQRGFPFGLIAVAQGADAASLAQEIVRYDLVPQPESPELLPERGARAELPVITPLPTPVAPPPPPPPPAPKPVYVKAAPVVGTGELLWPVPGGVITQYYSSYHKALDIAGPTGSTVIAAAAGTVTWSGWKNNGGGLVIAIDHGNGIVTLYNHLGSLWVAKGTAVTAGQGIAAVGCTGVCTGPHVHFETIVGGAIVNPLRYL, via the coding sequence GTGCTCGCCCTCCTGGCGGTGACCGTCGTCGTTGGCGTGCGCGTCACGGCTGAAGGCTCAACCACCGCCAGCAGTCAGCGCGGCTTCCCATTCGGACTCATCGCCGTGGCCCAGGGGGCCGACGCGGCGTCCCTCGCGCAAGAGATCGTCCGCTACGACCTCGTCCCGCAGCCGGAGAGCCCGGAACTGCTACCGGAGCGTGGGGCCCGGGCCGAACTGCCCGTCATCACACCCCTACCCACGCCGGTCGCCCCGCCACCGCCGCCACCTCCGCCCGCCCCGAAGCCGGTCTACGTCAAGGCGGCACCGGTCGTCGGCACGGGAGAGCTCCTGTGGCCCGTCCCAGGCGGGGTGATCACCCAGTACTACAGCTCGTACCACAAGGCGCTCGACATCGCGGGGCCGACCGGCAGCACGGTGATCGCGGCAGCCGCCGGAACGGTGACGTGGTCCGGCTGGAAGAACAATGGCGGCGGGCTGGTGATCGCGATCGATCACGGCAACGGGATCGTGACCCTCTACAACCACCTCGGCAGCCTGTGGGTCGCCAAGGGCACAGCAGTCACCGCCGGCCAGGGGATCGCCGCGGTGGGCTGCACGGGGGTCTGCACGGGGCCACACGTCCACTTCGAGACGATCGTCGGCGGGGCCATCGTCAATCCCCTGCGTTACCTCTAG